One Nicotiana sylvestris chromosome 12, ASM39365v2, whole genome shotgun sequence genomic window carries:
- the LOC138883700 gene encoding uncharacterized protein, giving the protein MFFYLTTLSLQKFIKEDVLVLADETQETECFLVIEAWRHSDFLWKNYIISGLEDALYNVYSDMETSKELWTTLEKKYKIEDAGLKKFIAAEFLDYKMVDSKSVITQVQELQVTIHDLLAEATMIEKFPPLWKDFKNYLKHKRKKMTLEDLIRSFSTYDPVGPNETISMGNAAKAKIEGCGKIFLKMTSGKVVTLNNVLYVPEIRKNLASTGLLVKNGFKCVFVSDKVVISKNEMFVGKGYLTEGLFKLNLGGARQAFACGVAEIEGGEDLCKILQV; this is encoded by the exons atgttcttctacttgactactctAAGTCTCCAGAAGTTCATTAAGGAAGATGTTCTTGTGTTGGCTGATGAAACTCAAGAAACTGAATGTTTTCTTGTGATTGAGGCGTGGAGGCATTCAGATTTTTTGTGGAAGAATTATATTATAAGCGGGTTGGAGGATGCTTTGTATAACGTCTACAGTGACATGGAAACGTCAAAAGAACTGTGGACTACGCtcgaaaaaaaatacaaaatcgaAGATGCCGGGTTGAAGAAGTTCATTGCTGCAgagtttttggactacaaaatggtagatagcaagtctgttattacccaagtccaggaattgcaagtgactattcacgatctccttgctgaag CAACGATGATTGAGAAGTTtcctcctttgtggaaggacttcaaaaactacttgaaacacaaacgcaaGAAGATgacccttgaagatctcatt AGAAGCTTTTCTACTTATGATCCTGTTGGACCCAATGAGACgatttctatgggaaatgctgcaaaggccaagattgaaggatgtgggaagatatttctcaaaatgacttccGGCAAAGTGGTAACTTTGAATAACGTCCTttatgttcccgagattaggaagaatttagcctctactggacttcttgttaagaatggtTTCAAATGTGTTTTTGTTTCTGATaaagttgtaataagtaagaatgaaatgtttgtaggaaaaggttacctcactgaaggccttttcaagctgaat